The sequence CCTGGTCGAGCACGGGAGCTGCGCCGCGCCGCGCGCGGTCTGACATCGCGTCAGGCTGCACGGTCCACCAGCCCCGCCCCCAGCCGGACGACCGTCCCCGCACGCAGCAGCACGCGGCGGTGCACGCCGTCCGCGACGACCTCGCGCTCGCCGTCCGCACCGGGCCGCAGCACGAGCTCGACGAGCCGGCCGGACGCCCACCGCAGGTCGACCCCGAGCCGACCGCGGGCGCGCAGCCCGCGGATCTCGCCGTCGGGCCAACCCGGGGGCAGCGCCGGCAGCACGTGCAGGCGCGTGCGGCTCGAGCAGAGCAGCGCCTCCGCCATGGCGGCGACGAGGCCCAGGTTGCCGTCCACCTGGAACGGCGGGTGCGTCGAGAAGAGGTTCGGCAGCAGGCCGCCCGCCCACGGGCCGCCCTCCGGACCCGCCGCCGTCAGCGCCTCGGCGAGCGCCTCGCCGACCGCGCTCCCGTCACCGAGGCGCGCCCGCAGCGCGGCCTTCCAGGCCATCGACCAGCCGGTCGAGCCAGGGCCGCGGCTGTCCAGGCTCGCGCGCGCGGCCTCGGTGAGGTCCCAGGGGTCGTCGACCAGCTCGTCGAGCGGGTACAGCCCGACCAGGTGCGACAGGTGCCGGTGGTGCGGGTCGACGGCGGGCGCGCCGTCCGGCCACTCGCGCAGCAGGCCGTCCGCGCCCACCTGCGGGCGCGGCAGCCGCGACACCGCGTCCAGCCAGCGGGGCGCGAGCGGCTCGTCGACGCCGAGCACGTCCACCGCCTCGAGGCAGTGGCTCAGCAGGTCACGGGCGAGGGCCACGTCCACGGTCGAGCCCGCGCACAGGGCCGCCTCCCGGCCGTCGCGCACCCGCATGTTCTCCGGGGACGACGACGGGCTCGGCACCAGCACGCCGTCCACCTCGACCAGCCAGTCCAGCACGAAGGCCGCCGCGCCGCGCAGGAGCGGCCAGACGTCCCGCAGCACCTCCTCGTCGAGCGTGTACTCGTAGCGGTCCCACAGGTGGCGGCACAGCCACGCCCCGCCCATCCACCACGACGCCCACGCCGGGTCGCCGTGCCCGCCGCCCACCGGGAGCGCCCAGCCCCAGACGTCGCTGTTGTGGTGCGCGACCCACCCGACGCACCCGTACAGCTCGCGCGCGACCGCCTCGCCCTCGCGGGCGAGCACCCGCACCAGGTCGACCAGCGGGGCGACGCAGGCGCCGAGCCCCGTGGGCTCCGCCGGCCAGTAGGCCATCTGCAGGTTGATGTTGAGCGTGTACGCGCTCGACCAGGGTGGCTGCGGCTCGTCGTTCCAGACGCCTTGGAGGTTCACGGGCGGGGCGCCCGGCCGGGACGCCGCCATCAGCAGGTAGCGCCCGAACGCGAACGCCGCCTGGGACCGCTCGCCCAGGGTCGCGCGCTCCAGGGCGTCCGGGAGCAGCAGGTCCACGGGCGGCCCGAGCTCGAGCCGCGTCGCGTCGGCGAGCGCCCGGTGGTCCTCGACGTGCCGCCGCAGCGCCAGGTCGCCCGCGTCGGGAGAGGTCGGCAGGGCCGCCTGGGCGCGCGCCCGGCACTCCCGCTCCGCCTCCGCGGCGTGCCCGAGCGGACCGGGCTCCGGCCAGCGGGACGTCGTCGCCGTCGCGAGCACGAGCTCGACCCAGGACGCTCCCGTGACGCTCACGTGCCCCGGCGTGCCGCTCGCCCGTCCGTCCGTGGCCACGAGCACGGTCGCGTAGCCCACGAGGGTGGGGGCGGGGCCCGACGACGTGCGCGCGGGCCGCCCCGGCTCGTGGCCGGGAGCGACGTCCGCCGGCAGCTCCAGCCGGACCTGCGCGCCCGCCCGGCCCGCGGGCTCCCCCAGGACGAGCGCACTCGGGCCGCCCGGCTGCGCACCGCGCAGGCGGGCCTCCAGCCCGAACCTCCCCGCCGCCACACGCCACCGGCCGTGCAGGCACCCGTCGAGCGCGCTGGTGAACCAGGTGATCTCGAGGTCCGCACCGCCCAGACGCGCCGCCTCGTGCGCCACGCCGTCACGCAGGTCGAGGCGGCGACCGGCGTACCGGCGCCACGGGTCCGCCTCCGTGGCTGGCTCGTCGGGCTCGTCGGGCTCGTCGCACGACGACACGTCCACGACGAGGTCGACGAACGGCTGGTACGCCTGCGCGTACGGCCCCTGGAACCGCTGAGCCAGCCGTCGCGCCTCGTCGTCCCGGCCGTCCGCGACCGCCGCACGCAGGTCCGCGAGCAGCGCCGGCCCGGCGCCGCGCGCCCGCAGCGTGCCGAGCGCGCGGGCCGGGCCGCCGGGGTCCCCCGACCACGCCGTCGCGTCGTTGA is a genomic window of Cellulomonas fulva containing:
- a CDS encoding glycosyl hydrolase family 95 catalytic domain-containing protein; protein product: MPSGDTLRFATPAHHWDEAFPLGNGRLGAMVHGGLRGARVQVNDATAWSGDPGGPARALGTLRARGAGPALLADLRAAVADGRDDEARRLAQRFQGPYAQAYQPFVDLVVDVSSCDEPDEPDEPATEADPWRRYAGRRLDLRDGVAHEAARLGGADLEITWFTSALDGCLHGRWRVAAGRFGLEARLRGAQPGGPSALVLGEPAGRAGAQVRLELPADVAPGHEPGRPARTSSGPAPTLVGYATVLVATDGRASGTPGHVSVTGASWVELVLATATTSRWPEPGPLGHAAEAERECRARAQAALPTSPDAGDLALRRHVEDHRALADATRLELGPPVDLLLPDALERATLGERSQAAFAFGRYLLMAASRPGAPPVNLQGVWNDEPQPPWSSAYTLNINLQMAYWPAEPTGLGACVAPLVDLVRVLAREGEAVARELYGCVGWVAHHNSDVWGWALPVGGGHGDPAWASWWMGGAWLCRHLWDRYEYTLDEEVLRDVWPLLRGAAAFVLDWLVEVDGVLVPSPSSSPENMRVRDGREAALCAGSTVDVALARDLLSHCLEAVDVLGVDEPLAPRWLDAVSRLPRPQVGADGLLREWPDGAPAVDPHHRHLSHLVGLYPLDELVDDPWDLTEAARASLDSRGPGSTGWSMAWKAALRARLGDGSAVGEALAEALTAAGPEGGPWAGGLLPNLFSTHPPFQVDGNLGLVAAMAEALLCSSRTRLHVLPALPPGWPDGEIRGLRARGRLGVDLRWASGRLVELVLRPGADGEREVVADGVHRRVLLRAGTVVRLGAGLVDRAA